gggaccttgtcaaaggctttctaaaaatataAGTATACTTTATCCGCTAGATCTAcattgtccacatgcttgttgactccctcaaagaattctagtagattggtgaggcatgatttccctttacaaaaactatgttgactctttcccaacaaattatgttcatctatgtgcctgacaattctgttctttactatagtttcaaccggtttgcctggtactgaagtcaggcttactggcctgtaattgctgggatcacttctggagctctttttaaaaattggcgtcgcattaactatcctccagtcatctggtatagaagctgatttaaatgataggttacaaaccacagttagttgttctgcaatttcatatttgagttccttcagaactcttgggtgaatgccatctggttctggtgacttattactgtttggtttatcaatttgttcccagacctcctctactgacacctcagtctgggatagttcctcagtTTTGTCGTCTAAaatgaatggctcaggtttgggaatctccctcacatccttggCCATGAAGATCGACGCAAAGATggcatttaatttctctgcaatgacCTTATCATCCaagagtgctcctttagcatcttgatcgtccagtggccccactagttgtttgtttagcaggcttcctgcttctgatgtacttaaatttttttttgctattactttttcaACATTTGAACCTGCTTTACTGTGTGTTGAGGTGGAACTCAAACGCCAGGTCTTGGATCAGAGCTTGTTCCTGCAGGGGGATGCCCTATCCATATGTGCAGCCAAGGCCCAGCTTCCAGAGCTCTGGAGACTGACAGTCCCAtccacagtcagtgggagccacaagagctcagcacctctgaaaaagaAGCCATGAGAGTCCTGAACACAGAGGTGCTAAGCCAAGCTAGCGCAGAGGCACCCTTCTTCCAAACAGCAACACAATTCCACAACCAGGCAGAAAGAATgcacatacactcacacacacactaaatgGCACACACATACGtccacacacacgtgcacacacttTACAAGAGTAAATCTTAGCCTTTCCTTAGCTCAGTAATTCTCAACTTTTGCTGTGATAGGAGCCCTCTCCCAGCTAGCTAGGACCCCTATCCCCCCAAGTCAGCTGCATTAAAAAGTTTGAGGGCCCTATGCTCCAGCTCATCGGCCACAGGGCATTTACTGATGGATTGGGAAGATGGTGGTGCAGGGAATATGCTACCCCCCTCCAGAGGGGCTGAGATAGCATTCCTGTGTGTATCCTGGGGACTTTCAGGATGAGGTCTGCCTGGTTCATCCCAAGTTGCTCTGTGGAgatctgtccctctccccccctcctgcATATCTCCAGTGTAGGAtcttctcttcattttttttttcaaccagccATGAAGCAATCAGACAAATCCATCCCTGTTCCATGCTGTGCAGAATGGAGCCCCAGCATTGCTGGGCCGGTCATGAGCCTCAGGGAGCCAGACTGAATTCAGACTTGAAACACTCACAGTGAAATTTAAAGGAGTAAAACAAATCCATAAAACTCAGTCACTGGAACCCATGAGACCCTGAATAGCAGATCTGCACATCAGCATAAGGCTTTAGGGCTCTTCTCCTCCAGTACTCCAGAGGTGACAAACAAACTCTCACTGAGTTCTAATTCTATGTAGCAGGGGCAGTGGTTCCACAACCGTCTGGTATGTCCATGCTCCCTCCCTTAGGCAAAATGAACACTTAACTTCCAGGAGTAAGTGGGGATTGAATCCAGGGGCTGGACACACAACTGTGCATAATAAGGAACACTCTGCTCACCAGTAAACCCCATCCATGCAGTATGAAAGGGGAATGGAGGAGATGGACAGAACTTGGGGTCTACTGCTCCTTAACTAGAGAGTACAGGAGATTCCTCTGCCTTGTGCTCTTGGGAGAAGCtcatcccagctggcaggagtcAACACCCCTGAAATCTATGCACATGGTGCCCAGATCCCACAGTGATAGGCATGGAATAAaaacatagagagacagagagttgCAGAGATAGATACTGCCTGTCATTCATAGATTTGTTCTGTAATATTAATGTTATTGGAAGGTGATCTTGCATTCAATTTCAGATGCATATGAAGTGATGAATGAGTCCCTGGCTTGGGCCTTAGTAACATCCACTGGTTTCTTTGTTGCAGACATCAGAGATGACCAAGACATATGCCAAACCCAAAGAGATGTCAGAGCTTGTCAGCTCCCAGTCATGGATGgatgaagccctgagctcccaaGATGAAATGAAGGAAGAAGACAGCAGACAAGCCCCCTATGAAATGATGGCTGGCTTGAACGAAGAACATGACAGCATCGAggacgaggaagaggaggaggatggagaaaagcCTAAGAGAAGAGgaccaaagaagaagaaaatgaccAAGGCACGGCTGGAGAGGTTCAGGGCCCGACGGGTCAAGGCCAATGCCAGGGAGCGCACTCGGATGCATGGTCTGAATGATGCTCTAGATAATCTGAGGCGGGTGATGCCTTGTTACTCCAAGACTCAGAAGCTGTCCAAGATTGAGACTCTGAGGCTTGCAAGGAATTACATATGGGCTCTGTCTGAGGTGCTGGAGACTGGGCAGACCCCAGAAGGGAAGGGCTTTGTGGAGATGCTTTGCAAAGGTTTGTCACAGCCAACCAGTAACCTAGTTGCTGGctgtctgcagctggggcctCAGTCCCTCTTCCTTGAGAAGCATGAAGAAAAGTCCCCAGTGTGTGACTCTGCCATACCCAGCCATACCTTCCAGTACCAATCCCCGGGACTGCCAAGCCCCCCCTATGGGAACATGGAAACCCACCTCTTACATCTAAAGCCTcccaccttcaaaagtttggtggATCCTTCCTTTGGGAGCCATCACCCAGACTGCACCACTCCACCATATGAAGGGCCTCTGACACCTCCCCTGAGCATCAGTGGGAACTTCTCCTTGAAGCAGGATGGGTCTCCAGACCTGGACAAATCCTACACCTTCATGGCCCACTACCCTTCGGTGAGCCTGGCTGGAGCTCATGGACACACGTCTCATTTCCAAAGCACAGTGCCCCGCTACGAGCTCCCCATAGACATGAGCTACGAGTCCTACCCACATCATGTGGTTGGGCCCCAGCTCAATGCCATATTTAATGAATAATGAGAAAGAT
This DNA window, taken from Chelonoidis abingdonii isolate Lonesome George chromosome 26, CheloAbing_2.0, whole genome shotgun sequence, encodes the following:
- the NEUROD4 gene encoding neurogenic differentiation factor 4, whose translation is MTKTYAKPKEMSELVSSQSWMDEALSSQDEMKEEDSRQAPYEMMAGLNEEHDSIEDEEEEEDGEKPKRRGPKKKKMTKARLERFRARRVKANARERTRMHGLNDALDNLRRVMPCYSKTQKLSKIETLRLARNYIWALSEVLETGQTPEGKGFVEMLCKGLSQPTSNLVAGCLQLGPQSLFLEKHEEKSPVCDSAIPSHTFQYQSPGLPSPPYGNMETHLLHLKPPTFKSLVDPSFGSHHPDCTTPPYEGPLTPPLSISGNFSLKQDGSPDLDKSYTFMAHYPSVSLAGAHGHTSHFQSTVPRYELPIDMSYESYPHHVVGPQLNAIFNE